A DNA window from Rhineura floridana isolate rRhiFlo1 chromosome 11, rRhiFlo1.hap2, whole genome shotgun sequence contains the following coding sequences:
- the LOC133367941 gene encoding olfactory receptor 6F1-like, with product MSLFFPDENGSPNQTVITEFILLGFGNLCVLRIPTFVIFLVFYIVTLTGNIMITVVVLTDHSLHNPMYFFLGNLSFLEIWYTTSVVPKMLKTFLTAHEAISFSACLLQFYTFGSLAVSECFLLAVMSYDRYIAICHPLHYANSMSFRVCLKLATGSWIGGFLSPVVTILMVSVLPFCASNEIDHFFCDLAPVVKLACGDTWKVRIPAFLIASLVSFSPFLLTVLSYYKIISTILKIPSAKSKQKAFSTCSSHLIVVTVFYGTLMVVYGVPTTTWCPNLSKVFSVLYTVGTPMVNPIIYSLRNKDVKNALKKLLNRYPVLPRE from the coding sequence ATGTCTCTTTTTTTTCCAGATGAAAATGGAAGTCCAAATCAAACAGTGATCACAGAATTCATTCTCCTGGGATTTGGAAACCTTTGTGTGCTAAGGATCCCAACTTTTGTGATATTCCTTGTGTTCTATATAGTAACATTAACAGGGAATATAATGATCACGGTGGTTGTGTTGACTGATCATAGCCTTCATAATCCCATGTACTTCTTCCTGGGAAACCTCTCTTTCTTGGAAATATGGTACACCACCAGCGTGGTTCCAAAGATGCTGAAAACATTCCTGActgcccatgaggccatttctttCTCAGCTTGCCTCCTCCAGTTTTACACCTTTGGCTCATTGGCAGTTTCTGAGTGTTTTCTTCTAGCTGTAATGTCCTATGATCGCTACATAGCCATATGCCACCCATTGCATTATGCAAACAGCATGAGCTTCAGAGTGTGCCTTAAACTAGCAACAGGGTCATGGATTGGTGGATTTCTGTCCCCAGTGGTCACCATACTAATGGTTTCTGTGTTGCCTTTCTGTGCTTCTAATGAGATTGATCATTTTTTCTGTGATTTGGCCCCTGTTGTTAAACTTGCCTGTGGAGACACATGGAAAGTGAGGATCCCTGCTTTCCTTATTGCCTCCCTTGTATCCTTCTCTCCGTTCCTTCTCACTGTTCTGTCATACTATAAAATCATCTCCACCATCCTCAAGATCCCATCTGCCAAAAGCAAACAGAAAGCCTTTTCCACCTGCTCCTCACATCTCATTGTGGTTACGGTGTTCTATGGGACATTGATGGTGGTATATGGCGTACCTACGACAACTTGGTGTCCAAATCTAAGCAAAGTCTTTTCTGTTCTCTATACAGTAGGGACACCAATGGTTAATCCTATTATATATAGCCTGAGGAATAAGGATGTCAAAAATGCATTAAAGAAACTGTTGAATAGATATCCTGTGTTGCCACGTGAATGA